A region from the Canis aureus isolate CA01 chromosome 10, VMU_Caureus_v.1.0, whole genome shotgun sequence genome encodes:
- the LOC144321703 gene encoding interferon alpha-1/2, with the protein MALPCSFSVALVLLSCHSLCCLACHLPDTHGLRNWRVLTLLGQMRRLSAGSCDHYTNDFAFPKELFDGQRLQEAQALSVVHVMTQKVFHLFCPDTSSAPWNMTLLEELCSGLSEQLDDLEACPLQEAGLAETPLMHEDSTLRTYFQRISLYLQDRNHSPCAWEMVRAEIGRSFFSSTILQERIRRRK; encoded by the coding sequence atggccctgccctgctccttctcggtggccctggtgctgctcagctgccactccctgtgctgtctggcttgccacctgcccgacacccacggcctgcgcaactggagggtcctgacgctcctgggacagatgaggagactctccgccggctcttgtgaccactacaccaatgactttgccttccccaaggagctgtttgatggccagcggctccaggaggcgcaggccctctctgtggtccacgtgatgacccagaaggtcttccacctcttctgcccggacacgtcctctgctccttggaacatgactctcctggaggaactgtgctcggggctctctgagcagctggatgacctggaggcctgtcccctgcaggaggcggggctggccgagacccccctcatgcatgaggactccaccctgaggacctacttccaaaggatctccctctacctgcaagacaggaaccacagcccgtgtgcctgggagatggtccgagcagaaatcgggagatccttcttctcctcgacaatcttgcaagaaagaatcaggaggaggaaatga